A region of Ursus arctos isolate Adak ecotype North America unplaced genomic scaffold, UrsArc2.0 scaffold_31, whole genome shotgun sequence DNA encodes the following proteins:
- the MDC1 gene encoding mediator of DNA damage checkpoint protein 1 isoform X1, translating into MYPELFEPYQVRCRYWRMNMVCPRGRDTVLLVQFSRGFVKAEMEISGYNIVRRIRGGTSSLTSGDRVGTRRTPESREDSRKGLIEEVTFGLNHKVWVMEDTQAVNWEVEEEEETETPNESLGCSLEPVGRLHIFSSAHGPEKDFPLYLGKNMVGRMPDCSVTLPFSSISKQHAVIEITAWDKAPVLQDCGSLNGTQVLRPPKVLSPGVSHRLRDQELILFADLPCQYHRLNVPLPFVSRGFLTVEETPRVQGGTQPQRLLLAEDSEEEVDSPSERCVMKEPRTSSLAAVVPESDEEGPSPAPDGPGLPFAFNLDSDTDEEESQHPAAGEASLAARTGSTAETEQPKVLATEIQLEKDQCSVKERNNDTKVEKDARNEVVPLGATLERNQTAGEDSDTDMDESRPAGLHLERAQASGIIDSDTDVEEEGIPATPAVVPIKKRQIFHGVSTESPQAPALVHLQESPTGSDTDVEQSELQLAVPPERNQASVVIDSNTDDEEEVLAALTLARLKESRANTWKRDTDVEEDRAQPVALLEQSQTSAGRDSDTDVEEEGIPMEKRGTVPKCHTDKAHSEKRQSPLRDSELGVDKDKSSLGVHLERSQASATVDINTQVEEKALSGPAVTLVGKHQVPMVWTSQTDAEVEGGQAKLPVMHLEEAHPPPLGDCETDAEEGTSLAASVVADTGKCQLPAKRDAGTEWAAAVLERERALEARAQGESLVSQVEQDLLPVSRENLIDLVVDTGTSGEPIQPQREGAQTPTERERDPHGNKTKDFGDNHGDSEDLDLQATQCFVERENQSPEAVQSMEDEATQAFLVTLPQEPGPSCCSFQAPGALDEPWEVLATQPFCPRESEASEPQPIAAHLDAHGSCPSTPRTTPQAQHPEGPIHEEPLGIQGRGMQTVQKDMGTPREAVEGVAPERGPLNRETKNLPAGEREDMIEEEALTRGIRVLARDNQGQESDQKVKSASIKRNMESLNIEIEIPNEVQEEGIGKQTLAREIFEREAEKLVLERGGEPSGLGIEVPEVKLERGPQRGETGKGSQDQEEQASSLTSEPRAGTGDHQGLASAPGASGSQSGGAPMSPRRQQRGHVTCKMPPADKASVGDQESADACLPPAVPEASTPHQNPLLSQSQKHPVPQSFLSPSLSSLEPIPRTTQHGNQEVPETPLSSEMEPLHPKSKVRLRGSSRKTPSAISSLALEPHSTSPTDQPLSPKLTSRVTRGRTHRSSVKTPDPVVPTAPELQISTSKDQPVTSESTLQVTRSRTHRFSVKTPELVVPMVPEVQPSTSKEQPVTAELISPGRTRKSVKIPEPVVSPATRGKAHGSSVKTPKPVIPTATELQPSTSKDQSVTPEPISRVTWGRTRRSSVKIPEPTVPTVPELQPSTSKDQSITPEPTSQVAWGRTRRSSVKTPEPTVSTAPELQPSTSKDQSVITEPTSGATHSRTHRSSVKTPEPIIPTAPEVQPSIPTDQPVIPKPTSQVRTPRSAKTPDPIVPTALDLQPTTPGGQPVTPKRTSRGRTPRSSSKTPKSVVPTVPELQTSTPTDQPVTPKLTSQATRGRTQRSSIKTPEPVAPTAPEQPSISTDQPVTPEPTSRATRGRTHRSFVKIPQPTEPTAPDLESLTPTDRLVTPKAQGSQGKTLRSSTVSALPVLTNPEFQSPVPTDQPIPPEPIPQATCSRRLRATRKHGSLTAPIVCEPSSALPEPKSRSSRNQRQGAVRAVESLRTIPKPAFSQLPEAPTQATQIQNVEAAGGSELTPEPLPKAAQSRKRPLATVDKPPLQKRLQRGEVTQKTVFLKEEEEDPTERPGKEEDVVVPGPGKRKRDQAKEEPKGIPSHNLRRTKPNQESTAPKVLFTGVVDARGERAVLALGGSLASSVAEASHLVTDRVRRTVKFLCALGRGIPILSLDWLHQSRKAGCFLPPDEYVVTDPEQEENFGFSLRDALSRAQERRLLEGYEIHVTPGVQPPPPQMGEIISCCGGTVLPSMPRSYKPQRVVITCPQDFPRCSIPFRVGLPILSPEFLLTGVLKQEAKPEAFILSTLEMSSS; encoded by the exons ATGTATCCTGAGCTCTTTGAACCGTACCAGGTGCGCTGTAGGTACTGGCGAATGAATATGGTGTGCCCTAGGGGAAGAGACACAGTTCTGCTGGTCCAGTTCTCCAGAGGGTTTGTGAAGGCAGAAATGGAAATCAGTGGTTACAATATAGTGAGAAGGATTAGGGGAGGTACAAGTTCACTGACCAGTGGGGACCGTGTGGGTACACGAAGAACACCAGAAAGCAGGGAAGATTCCAGGAAAGGCCTTattgaggaagtgacatttggaCTGAATCATAAAGTATGG GTCATGGAGGACACCCAGGCTGTTAACTGGGAGgttgaagaagaggaggagacagagacacCCAATGAATCCTTGGGGTGTAGCTTGGAGCCTGTAGGGCGATTGCATATCTTCAGTAGTGCCCATGGACCAGAAAAAG ATTTCCCCCTATATCTCGGGAAGAATATGGTGGGCCGAATGCCTGATTGCTCTGTGACCCTGCCCTTTTCATCCATCTCCAAACAACATGCAGTGATTGAAATCACAGCTTGGGACAAGGCACCTGTCCTCCAAGATTGTGGCAGCCTCAATGGTACTCAAGTCCTAAGGCCTCCTAAGGTCCTAAGCCCAGGGGTGAGTCATCGGCTAAGGGACCAGGAGTTGATTCTCTTTGCTGACTTGCCCTGCCAGTACCATCGCCTGAATGTCCCTCTGCCCTTTGTTTCCCGGGGCTTTCTAACTGTAGAAGAGACACCCAGGGTACAGGGAGGAACTCAACCACAGAGGCTCCTGTTGGCTGAGGACTCGGAGGAGGAAGTAG ATTCTCCTTCTGAAAGGTGTGTGATGAAAGAACCAAGGACCTCCTCTTTGGCAGCAGTAGTTCCAGAGAG TGATGAAGAGGGGCCTTCTCCTGCCCCAGACGGTCCTGGGCTACCATTTGCCTTCAACCTGGACAGTGACACAGATGAGGAAGAAAGTCAGCATCCAGCAGCAGGAGAGGCCTCCTTGGCTGCCAGAACAGGCTCCACTGCAGAGACAGAACAGCCTAAAGTTCTGGCAACTGAAATCCAGCTTGAAAAGGATCAGTGTTCAGTGAAGGAGAGGAACAATGACACAAAAGTTGAGAAGGATGCAAGGAATGAAGTGGTCCCACTTGGGGCCACTCTGGAGAGAAATCAAACTGCTGGGGAGGACAGTGACACAGATATGGATGAGAGCAGGCCTGCTGGGCTCCATTTGGAAAGGGCCCAGGCTTCTGGCATCATAGACAGTGATACTGATGTGGAAGAAGAAGGGATCCCTGCAACCCCAGCTGTAGTTCCTATAAAGAAGAGGCAAATCTTTCATGGAGTTAGTACAGAGAGTCCTCAGGCACCTGCTTTGGTACATCTACAGGAGAGCCCAACTGGTAGTGATACGGATGTGGAGCAAAGTGAGCTCCAACTGGCAGTCCCTCCAGAGAGAAACCAAGCCTCCGTCGTGATTGACAGCAATACAGATGACGAGGAAGAAGTCTTAGCAGCGCTCACTTTGGCACGTCTGAAAGAGAGCCGAGCCAATACATGGAAGAGAGATACAGATGTGGAAGAGGACAGGGCCCAACCTGTGGCCCTTCTGGAGCAAAGCCAAACCTCTGCTGGGAGAGACAGTGACACAGacgtggaggaggaggggatcCCAATGGAAAAGAGAGGAACTGTTCCCAAGTGTCATACAGATAAGGCACATTCAGAAAAGAGGCAGTCTCCTCTCCGAGACAGTGAACTAGGGGTGGACAAAGATAAGAGCTCACTTGGGGTCCACCTGGAGAGAAGCCAGGCCTCTGCCACAGTGGACATCAACACACAAGTGGAGGAGAAGGCCCTGTCAGGGCCAGCTGTTACACTTGTGGGGAAGCATCAGGTGCCTATGGTATGGACAAGCCAAACAGATGCGGAAGTAGAAGGGGGCCAAGCAAAGCTGCCTGTGATGCATCTAGAGGAAGCCCACCCTCCTCCACTTGGGGACTGTGAGACAGATGCAGAAGAGGGCACATCCTTAGCAGCCTCAGTGGTGGCAGATACAGGAAAGTGCCAGCTTCCGGCAAAAAGGGATGCTGGGACAGAATGGGCTGCAGCTGTTCTTGAGCGGGAGAGAGCTCTTGAGGCAAGGGCCCAGGGTGAGTCCCTTGTGTCACAGGTGGAGCAggatcttctccctgtgtccagGGAGAACCTTATAGATCTGGTGGTGGACACAGGCACTTCAGGGGAACCCATCCagccacagagagagggagcccaGACCcccacagaaagggagagagacccaCATGGGAATAAGACCAAGGACTTTGGGGACAACCATGGTG ATTCTGAAGACCTGGACCTACAGGCTACCCAGTGCtttgtggagagagagaatcagagcCCAGAAG CAGTCCAGAGCATGGAGGATGAAGCCACCCAGGCCTTCCTGGTTACTTTACCCCAAGAGCCTGGCCCTTCCTGTTGCAGTTTCCAGGCCCCAG GTGCCCTGGATGAGCCGTGGGAAGTCTTGGCAACACAGCCATTCTGTCCGAGAGAGTCTGAGGCCTCTGAGCCCCAGCCCATTGCCGCCCACCTTGATGCCCATGGATCTTGCCCCTCTACACCTAGGACAACACCACAAGCCCAACATCCAGAGGGCCCAATTCATGAAGAGCCACTGGGGATTCAAGGCAGAGGGATGCAGACTGTGCAGAAAGACATGGGTACACCAAGAGAAGCAGTAGAGGGGGTGGCCCCTGAGAGAGGACCATTGAACAGGGAAACCAAGAACCtgccagcaggagagagagaagatatgATAGAAGAAGAAGCTTTAACCAGAGGGATACGGGTGTTAGCTAGAGATAATCAGGGACAAGAGTCTGACCAAAAGGTGAAAAGTGCAAGTATTAAAAGGAATATGGAGAGTTTAAACATAGAAATTGAGATACCCAACGAAGTACAAGAGGAAGGGATAGGAAAGCAGACTCTTGCAAgagaaatatttgagagagaagcagagaaactaGTACTAGAGAGAGGGGGTGAGCCAAGCGGATTAGGCATCGAGGTACCAGAAGTAAAGCTGGAGAGAGGCCCACAGAGAGGGGAAACAGGGAAGGGAAGCCAGGACCAGGAAGAGCAGGCTTCCAGTTTAACATCGGAGCCTAGAGCAGGGACAGGGGACCATCAGGGACTTGCTTCAGCCCCAGGAGCTTCTGGGAGCCAGTCAGGTGGAGCCCCAATGAGCCCCAGGAGGCAACAGAGAG GCCACGTGACTTGCAAGATGCCACCTGCTGACAAGGCCTCTGTG GGTGATCAGGAATCCGCAGATGCTTGTCTGCCTCCTGCAGTGCCTGAAGCCTCAACCCCACACCAGAACCCCCTTCTCTCTCAGAGTCAAAAACATCCTGTGCCCcagtccttcctttctccttctctatctTCTTTAGAGCCCATTCCCAGGACCACACAACATGGGAATCAGGAAGTTCCAGAGACTCCCTTGTCATCAGAGATGGAGCCTCTCCACCCAAAATCCAAAGTCAGGCTCCGAGGGTCTTCCAGGAAGACACCCTCCGCAATTTCTTCTTTAGCCCTTGAACCTCATTCTACCAGCCCCACAGACCAGCCCCTCAGTCCCAAGCTCACATCTCGGGTCACTCGGGGCAGGACACATAGGTCCTCTGTCAAGACCCCTGATCCAGTTGTCCCCACAGCCCCTGAGCTCCAGATTTCCACCTCCAAAGACCAGCCTGTCACCTCTGAGTCCACATTGCAGGTCACTCGGAGTAGGACACATAGGTTCTCTGTCAAGACCCCTGAACTGGTTGTTCCTATGGTCCCTGAAGTCCAGCCTTCCACCTCCAAAGAGCAGCCTGTCACTGCTGAGCTCATATCTCCGGGCAGGACCCGTAAATCTGTCAAGATCCCTGAACCAGTTGTCTCCCCAGCCACTCGGGGCAAGGCACATGGGTCCTCTGTCAAGACTCCCAAACCAGTTATCCCTACAGCCACTGAGCTCCAGCCTTCTACTTCCAAAGACCAGTCTGTCACCCCTGAGCCCATATCTCGGGTCACTTGGGGCAGGACTCGTAGGTCCTCTGTCAAGATTCCTGAACCAACTGTCCCCACAGTCCCTGAACTCCAGCCTTCCACCTCCAAGGACCAGTCTATCACCCCTGAGCCCACATCTCAGGTCGCTTGGGGCAGGACACGTAGGTCCTCTGTCAAGACTCCTGAACCAACTGTCTCCACAGCCCCTGAACTCCAGCCTTCCACCTCCAAAGACCAGTCTGTCATCACTGAACCCACATCTGGGGCCACTCACAGCAGGACACATAGGTCTTCTGTCAAGACTCCTGAGCCAATTATCCCAACAGCTCCTGAAGTCCAGCCTTCTATCCCCACAGACCAGCCTGTCATCCCCAAACCCACATCTCAGGTCAGGACACCCAGGTCTGCTAAGACCCCTGATCCAATTGTCCCCACAGCCCTTGACCTCCAGCCTACCACCCCCGGAGGCCAGCCTGTCACCCCCAAACGTACATCTCGGGGCAGGACACCTAGGTCTTCTAGCAAGACCCCCAAATCAGTTGTCCCCACGGTCCCTGAGCTCCAGACTTCCACCCCCACAGACCAGCCTGTCACCCCCAAACTCACATCTCAGGCAACTCGGGGCAGGACACAAAGGTCCTCTATCAAGACCCCTGAGCCAGTTGCCCCCACAGCGCCTGAACAGCCTTCCATCTCCACAGATCAGCCTGTCACTCCTGAGCCCACATCTCGGGCCACTCGGGGCAGGACACATAGGTCCTTTGTCAAGATCCCCCAGCCAACTGAACCCACAGCCCCTGACCTTGAATCTCTCACCCCCACAGATCGGCTGGTCACCCCCAAGGCTCAGGGTAGTCAGGGTAAGACACTAAGGTCTTCTACAGTAAGTGCTCTGCCAGTTCTTACCAACCCTGAATTCCAGTCTCCTGTTCCCACAGACCAGCCTATTCCCCCTGAGCCCATCCCTCAAGCCACTTGCAGCAGGAGGCTGAGGGCCACTAGGAAGCATGGATCCCTCACAGCTCCCATTGTCTGTGAGCCCTCCTCTGCACTCCCTGAACCTAAATCTCGGTCCTCAAGGAACCAAAGACAAGGAGCAGTGAGAGCAGTTGAGTCCCTCAGGACCATTCCCAAGCCTGCCTTTTCCCAGCTTCCTGAGGCCCCCACTCAGGCTACCCAGATCCAAAATGTAGAGGCAGCAGGCGGATCTGAGCTCACCCCAGAGCCCCTGCCTAAGGCCGCTCAGAGTCGCAAGAGGCCTTTGGCTACTGTGGATAAACCCCCACTTCAAAAACGGCTCCAAAGAGGAGAAGTCACCCAGAAGACAGTGTTCctcaaagaagaggaagaagatccaacggagaggccagggaaggaggag GATGTAGTGGTTCCAGGACcaggcaagagaaagagagaccaagcAAAGGAGGAGCCCAAGGGAATCCCAAGCCATAACCTTCGACGGACCAAACCTAACCAAGAGTCCACGGCCCCCAAA GTACTCTTCACAGGAGTGGTGGATGCCCGTGGAGAGCGGGCAGTGCTGGCCCTGGGGGGAAGTCTGGCTAGCTCCGTGGCAGAGGCTTCCCACCTGGTAACTGATCGAGTCCGACGCACGGTCAAGTTCCTCTGTGCCCTGGGGCGGGGGATCCCCATCCTCTCCTTGGACTGGCTGCACCAG TCCCGCAAGGCTGGTTGCTTCTTGCCCCCGGATGAATATGTGGTGACTGATCCTGAGCAGGAGGAGAACTTTGGCTTCAGCCTTCGAGATGCCCTGAGCCGGGCTCAGGAGCgaaggttgctggag GGCTATGAAATCCACGTGACCCCAGGAGTCCAGCCACCACCACCTCAGATGGGAGAGATCATCAGCTGCTGTGGAGGCACCGTACTACCCAGCATGCCCCGGTCCTATAAG cctcaAAGAGTTGTGATTACATGCCCCCAGGACTTCCCTCGATGCTCTATTCCATTTCGGGTTGGGCTGCCCATCCTCTCACCTGAGTTCCTGCTGACAGGAGTGCTGAAGCAGGAAGCCAAGCCAGAGGCCTTCATCCTGTCCACTTTGGAAATGTCATCCTCCTGA